The following are from one region of the Nicotiana tomentosiformis chromosome 7, ASM39032v3, whole genome shotgun sequence genome:
- the LOC104114670 gene encoding uncharacterized protein, with product MEDIQSATPATKSKLTKGFLYFTTSLQQCCRYIKAFLVGQGKKMTARSEEEATQADMLKAKMEVDAADAAENTKKRLDNSS from the exons ATGGAGGATATTCAGTCAGCGACTCCGGCAACGAAGTCTAAATTGACGAAAGGATTCCTGTATTTTACGACGTCTTTGCAACAATGTTGCCGCTACATTAAGGCATTTTTAGTTGGTCag GGAAAGAAGATGACGGCAAGAAGTGAGGAGGAAGCAACACAGGCTGATATGTTGAAAGCAAAAATGGAGGTCGATGCTGCTGACGCTGCAGAGAATACGAAGAAGCGACTTGATAATTCCAGCTGA
- the LOC104114668 gene encoding uncharacterized protein, translating into MSEATNYQMPYSLRRLFATLLVYCNPVNPIELWKQFEDSMSEDFKILSNMNAKDIRFMALNHINDILHLMGRDINEYNMIHEKSKPSAVVRETNDCQFERNIIVREEDLLLERKLNTEQRKAYDTILKRIFSNKSVAFFVDGPEGPGKTFLYRALLAAIRSKGFVALATTSSGVAASILPEGRTAHYRFKFFIDIDEQYSCNISKQSTLAALIRDAKLIVWDEVSMTKEKVIETFDILLKDLMDTNALFGGKVVVFDGHFRQTLSVVRSGKKEDFIQENLLYSEIWNQLEKLRLSENMCAKTDPTFCEYLMRIGNGQEKTDSYDKIEIPDCFVIPFIFENQSLDLLFRVTYLDLHRCFSDASSMTSRVILTTKNDFFYEINDLLISQFPGDPKTYVAFDETIETNDQSQYEDFLHTLHPASLPPHILTLQKNCPIMLLRNLNSCEGLCYGTRLISCDLQKHVISAKIATGDFKNMHVFIPKIPLLSSADEKLPIPFKRTQFPLRLCFAMTINKAQGQTLDFVVVYLRESVFSHGQLYVALSRAKSSNCVKLLIRPPTIDSDDDHSTYSIVYDKIIQKAFA; encoded by the coding sequence ATGTCTGAAGCTACAAATTATCAAATGCCATATAGTTTAAGGCGTTTGTTTGCAACATTATTGGTATATTGTAATCCTGTTAATCCAATAGAACTTTGGAAACAATTTGAAGATTCAATGTCCGAAGATTTTAAGATTCTATCTAACATGAATGCTAAAGATATTCGTTTTATGGCTTTAAATCATATCAATGATATTTTGCATTTGATGGGACGTGATATTAATGAATATAATATGATTCATGAGAAGAGTAAACCTTCAGCTGTTGTTAGAGAAACCAATGACTGTCAGTTTGAAAGAAACATCATTGTTAGAGAAGAAGATTTGCTTCTAGAGAGAAAATTAAATACTGAACAGCGAAAAGCGTATGACACTATTCTTAAAAGAATATTTTCTAACAAATCAGTAGCATTTTTCGTTGACGGACCTGAAGGACCTGGAAAAACTTTTCTATACCGTGCTTTATTAGCTGCTATACGATCAAAAGGTTTTGTCGCTTTAGCAACAACAAGTTCAGGTGTTGCGGCTTCGATCCTCCCAGAAGGACGAACTGCTCACTAccgttttaaattttttattgataTCGATGAACAATATTCTTGTAACATTAGTAAGCAAAGCACACTTGCAGCTTTAATACGTGATGCAAAACTGATTGTCTGGGATGAAGTATCTATGACAAAAGAGAAAGTGATAGAAACTTTTGATATTCTCTTGAAGGATCTAATGGATACGAATGCTCTATTTGGAGGAAAAGTGGTCGTTTTCGATGGTCATTTTAGACAAACTCTCTCGGTTGTTAGGAGTGGAAAAAAAGaagattttattcaagaaaacttATTATATTCTGAAATTTGGAATCAACTTGAAAAATTACGATTGTCAGAGAATATGTGTGCAAAGACAGATCCTACCTTTTGTGAGTATTTGATGAGAATAGGAAATGGACAAGAAAAAACAGATAGCTATGACAAAATTGAAATCCCTGAttgttttgttatccctttcattttTGAAAATCAATCATTAGATCTGTTGTTTAGAGTTACTTATCTAGATCTGCATAGGTGTTTTTCTGATGCATCTTCTATGACTTCGCGTGTAATTCTGACAACCAAAAATGACTTTTTTTATGAAATAAATGATTTGCTCATATCTCAATTTCCTGGCGATCCTAAAACATATGTTGCATTTGATGAGACTATTGAAACAAACGATCAAAGTCAATATGAAGATTTTTTGCATACTTTACATCCTGCTAGTTTACCTCCCCATATATTAACCTTGCAAAAGAATTGTCCTATTATGTTGTTACGAAATTTAAATTCGTGTGAAGGTTTATGCTATGGTACACGGCTTATATCTTGTGATCTTCAAAAACATGTTATAAGTGCTAAAATTGCTACTGGGGACTTTAAGAATATGCATGTATTTATTCCCAAAATACCATTATTATCATCAGCAGATGAAAAATTGCCTATTCCTTTTAAAAGAACACAATTTCCTTTGAGATTATGTTTTGCTATGACAATAAATAAAGCTCAAGGTCAAACATTGGACTTCGTGGTAGTTTATTTACGTGAATCTGTTTTTTCACATGGTCAACTCTATGTAGCACTATCAAGAGCAAAAAGTTCCAATTGTGTAAAACTATTAATTCGTCCACCTACAATAGATAGCGATGATGATCATTCAACCTACAGTATAGTGTATGATAAAATTATTCAAAAAGCTTTTGCATAA